A single region of the Musa acuminata AAA Group cultivar baxijiao chromosome BXJ1-11, Cavendish_Baxijiao_AAA, whole genome shotgun sequence genome encodes:
- the LOC135597318 gene encoding CRIB domain-containing protein RIC10-like, protein MACKMKGLLKGIKYITHIFVHKEQEMEIGYPTDVKHVAHIGFDNPFWMDEFKSASDFSGSLSNYESAHSSWVSQDFDRPRELQTASAMFMDHRLPRIPKAPRSKTKQKKKKNKVASPTSSARSSRSSTSRPSYFTAIEDGGEITGSQECSTYRS, encoded by the exons ATggcttgcaagatgaaagggctcCTCAAGGGAATAAAATACATCACCCACATCTTTG TGCACAAGGAGCAGGAGATGGAGATTGGGTACCCGACAGATGTGAAGCATGTTGCTCATATTGGTTTTGACAATCCATTTTGG ATGGATGAGTTCAAGTCAGCATCtgatttctcaggctccctcagcAATTATGAGTCTGCACATAGCTCTTGGGTTTCTCAAg ATTTTGATCGACCAAGGGAGCTTCAAACAGCTTCTGCCATGTTCATGGATCACCGTCTGCCTCGCATACCAAAAGCCCCCCGGTCGAAGaccaagcagaagaagaagaagaacaaggtgGCATCTCCCACATCGTCGGCACGATCGTCGAGGTCGTCGACGTCGAGACCTTCGTACTtcactgcgatcgaggatggtggTGAAATAACAGGGTCTCAGGAGTGTTCTACATATCGATCTTAA
- the LOC103971380 gene encoding early nodulin-like protein 18, giving the protein MPHTIAFFSEALILSCCTFSLMATSCGLVLACVAVMIAMAGAIQFRVGGSKGWSVPDPGAMSYNQWAERNRFRVGDSLLFVYPPDKDSVLQVGKEAYDACNTNAYVEKYDDGNTVVTFNRSGPVYFISGVEANCLKNESVVVVVMADRSNRAAAPGASEPSPSPSPSTPVAREPSPLPSPSTASAPSPPPPPPSPPPSPAEVTPAPGPAPSGEEPNPPSPPSPPNMASSTKVGFMGMVGSLLGSVLLLAL; this is encoded by the exons ATGCCCCACACCATAGCGTTCTTCTCTGAGGCCCTCATCTTGAGCTGCTGCACCTTCTCCCTCATGGCGACCTCATGTGGCCTGGTGTTAGCCTGTGTTGCTGTGATGATAGCCATGGCGGGTGCGATTCAGTTCAGGGTCGGAGGATCGAAGGGGTGGTCTGTGCCTGACCCCGGTGCAATGTCGTACAACCAGTGGGCTGAAAGAAACAGGTTTCGTGTGGGAGATTCACTGT TGTTCGTCTACCCACCCGATAAGGACTCCGTCCTCCAAGTCGGGAAGGAAGCCTACGACGCTTGCAACACCAATGCCTATGTCGAGAAGTACGACGACGGCAACACCGTGGTCACTTTCAACCGGTCGGGGCCCGTCTACTTCATCAGCGGCGTGGAAGCCAACTGCCTGAAGAACGAGTCGGTGGTCGTGGTCGTCATGGCAGATCGGAGCAACCGAGCCGCAGCCCCAGGCGCGAGCGAGCCGAGCCCGTCGCCTTCTCCTTCGACCCCAGTCGCGAGGGAGCCGAGCCCGTTGCCTTCTCCTTCGACGGCCTCAgcgccatctcctcctcctcctcctccgtcgccGCCACCGAGCCCGGCCGAAGTCACACCAGCACCGGGACCTGCACCTTCGGGCGAGGAACCCAATCCTCCATCTCCTCCCTCTCCGCCAAACATGGCTTCGTCGACGAAGGTCGGCTTCATGGGCATGGTTGGCTCCCTCCTTGGATCGGTCCTACTACTTGCTTTGTGA
- the LOC135597315 gene encoding 1-acyl-sn-glycerol-3-phosphate acyltransferase-like encodes MDHSLLNSLLRGRRLESCLEAGFPSPETEEPEEDGRGFVDEDGWATVVVSALRIVACFLTMTVTTFVWAVVMIPMLPWPYERIRQGNLYGHVTGRLMMWILGNPIKIEGSEFSDTRAIFICNHASPIDIFLVMWLTPIGTVGIAKKEIIWYPLFGQLYVLANHLRIDRSNPSAAIESLKEAAHAIVNHNLSLIIFPEGTRSRSGRLLPFKKGFMHIALQTQLPIVPMIFTGTHLAWRKNSLRVRPAPITVKYLPPIETDGWEAENMNEYVEMIHSLYVEHLPESQKPLISGGADFC; translated from the exons ATGGATCACTCGCTGCTGAACTCGTTGCTGAGGGGCCGCCGGCTGGAGAGCTGCCTCGAGGCGGGGTTCCCGTCGCCGGAAACCGAGGAGCCGGAGGAGGACGGTCGCGGGTTCGTGGACGAGGACGGATGGGCCACGGTGGTCGTCTCGGCCCTCCGGATCGTCGCCTGCTTCCTCACCATGACGGTCACCACCTTCGTGTGGGCGGTGGTCATGATCCCGATGCTGCCGTGGCCCTACGAGCGGATCCGGCAGGGCAACCTCTACGGGCACGTCACCGGGCGATTGATG ATGTGGATTCTAGGAAACCCCATAAAGATTGAAGGTTCCGAGTTTTCTGACACAAGGGCTATATTTATCTGTAATCACGCGTCGCCCATAGACATTTTTCTTGTTATGTGGCTGACCCCAATAGGCACTGTTGGCATAGCCAAAAAAGAG ATCATTTGGTATCCTCTGTTTGGGCAGCTTTACGTGTTGGCAAACCATCTCCGTATAGACCGCTCCAACCCTTCTGCTGCCATCGAATCCCTGAAAGAG GCAGCTCATGCAATTGTGAACCATAACCTGTCACTTATCATTTTTCCAGAGGGTACTCGATCCAGATCAGGGAGGCTTCTTCCGTTTAAGAAG GGTTTCATGCATATTGCACTGCAAACACAGTTGCCAATTGTTCCGATGATATTCACTGGCACACATCTAGCTTGGAGGAAGAATAGTTTGAGAGTCAGACCAGCCCCAATCACAGTAAAGTACCTTCCACCAATAGAAACAGATGGGTGGGAAGCCGAAAACATGAACGAGTACGTAGAAATGATACATTCATTATATGTTGAGCACTTGCCCGAGTCACAGAAGCCACTGATATCAGGCGGCGCTGATTTCTGTTAA
- the LOC108951715 gene encoding uncharacterized protein LOC108951715: MNRRIRSPNAKLSASQIEERHHRFLKPGALARLRDSRISTVRSPRSLSHPRLSPPSFPSSASPPAAAHDYGIPFFAARARGPRFPQRKKLAAAKSIFFAPSSPEFNEFFLDAFGTDMVAAH; the protein is encoded by the coding sequence ATGAATCGAAGGATTCGGAGCCCAAACGCTAAGCTCTCGGCCTCCCAGATCGAGGAGCGGCACCACCGGTTCCTAAAGCCCGGCGCCCTTGCGCGCCTCCGAGACTCCAGGATCAGCACTGTAAGATCGCCCCGATCCCTCTCCCACCCCCGCCTATCGCCCCCGTCCTTCCCCTCCTCTGCTTCGCCGCCCGCTGCTGCTCACGACTATGGAATTCCTTTCTTTGCCGCTCGGGCCCGCGGCCCGCGGTTCCCGCAGCGGAAGAAGCTCGCCGCCGCCAAGTCGATCTTCTTCGCTCCCTCGAGCCCGGAGTTCAACGAGTTCTTCTTGGACGCCTTCGGCACTGATATGGTTGCTGCTCATTAA
- the LOC135596453 gene encoding pentatricopeptide repeat-containing protein At4g20090-like: MLSRNLSRPSAARKLRRALSSAPAAGRGGCDSDGNESDFDASASDSGPPLADEIFRSARRTGGYTQGDATYLALARAYADREPPNLPALRDLLARMRRERPRPFSERVFIPILRALGRAGRPLAAVRLFHRLLPSFGCSPSARSLNSALSALLSAPGGHHDHRLALSFFSSAVRRHPSLAPNLLTFNLLLKSLCRSGDLPGAIHLLRHLPLRGLRPDAYSYSTLIAALAAAGHLTDALALLDEMLLDGVPPAAPAFNAVIAALCRSGDLPRATNLVRYMLLKGCPPSLPTYNTVLHALCRHGRLAAAFRLLDRMARDGLAPNEVTCGAIVHGLVEIGRPSDAHQVAEQMEHRGVRPNEFVYSALVTGFFRCGDVDQAARVWEAMASKGVRPNAVLFTALIDGLCRHGRMEAAEEAFAKMTVEGCAPNVVTFSAMMRGHFKSGNVERALETWKKMVGCGCEPNAISYSVLINGLCEAGRLKDGMMVWKHMLGRGCAPDVVAYTSMIKGLCGAGMADGGMRLLNDMLAGGDADPDAVTYNVLFDGLLKEGNVGWAMDLLGRMLDRGCDPDPVTCDIFLKALLGEGGEDGGKGREFMDGLVVRLIKRGRVGGAGKMVVVMLGKFLVPEMATWDLVLRGVFKRKKVVDGIGKCWEEMGKM, translated from the coding sequence ATGCTCTCCCGCAATCTCTCACGGCCCTCTGCTGCCAGGAAGCTCCGCCGAGCCCTCTCCTCCGCCCCTGCCGCTGGCCGAGGCGGATGCGACTCCGATGGAAACGAAAGCGACTTCGACGCCAGCGCAAGCGACTCCGGCCCGCCCCTCGCCGACGAGATCTTCCGCTCCGCCCGACGCACCGGCGGCTACACCCAGGGCGATGCCACATACCTCGCCCTCGCCCGTGCCTATGCCGACCGCGAGCCCCCGAACCTCCCCGCCCTCCGCGACCTCCTCGCCCGAATGCGCCGCGAGCGGCCCCGGCCCTTCTCCGAGCGCGTCTTCATCCCCATCCTCCGCGCCCTGGGACGCGCCGGCCGCCCCCTCGCTGCCGTCCGTCTCTTCCACCGCCTGCTCCCCTCTTTCGGCTGCTCTCCCTCCGCTCGCTCCCTCAACTCAGCTCTCTCCGCGCTCCTCTCCGCCCCCGGCGGCCACCACGACCACCGCCTCGCactttccttcttctcctccgctgTCCGTCGCCACCCCTCCCTTGCTCCCAACCTCCTTACCTTCAATCTCCTCCTCAAGTCCCTCTGCCGCTCCGGCGACCTCCCCGGCGCCATTCACCTCCTCCGCCACCTTCCACTCCGTGGCCTCCGCCCCGACGCCTACTCCTACTCCACCCTCATCGCTGCCCTTGCCGCCGCCGGCCACCTCACCGACGCCCTCGCCCTTCTCGACGAGATGCTCCTCGACGGTGTCCCCCCCGCCGCCCCGGCCTTCAACGCCGTCATCGCTGCCCTCTGCCGCTCTGGCGACCTTCCCCGCGCCACAAACCTTGTCCGCTACATGCTCCTCAAGGGCTGCCCCCCGTCCCTCCCCACCTACAACACCGTCCTCCACGCACTCTGCCGTCATGGCCGCCTCGCCGCCGCCTTCCGCCTTCTCGATCGCATGGCCCGCGACGGCCTCGCCCCCAACGAGGTCACCTGCGGCGCCATCGTCCACGGCCTCGTCGAGATCGGTCGCCCGTCCGACGCCCACCAAGTGGCCGAGCAGATGGAGCATCGGGGCGTCCGCCCCAACGAATTCGTCTACTCCGCCCTCGTCACCGGCTTCTTCCGCTGCGGCGACGTGGACCAGGCGGCGAGGGTGTGGGAGGCGATGGCGTCCAAGGGGGTGCGGCCCAACGCGGTCCTCTTCACCGCCCTCATCGACGGCCTCTGCCGCCACGGCCGCATGGAGGCCGCAGAGGAGGCGTTCGCCAAAATGACCGTGGAGGGCTGCGCCCCGAACGTGGTGACCTTCAGCGCCATGATGAGGGGCCACTTCAAGTCCGGCAACGTCGAGCGGGCGCTGGAGACTTGGAAGAAGATGGTGGGGTGCGGCTGCGAGCCCAACGCCATCAGCTACAGCGTGCTCATCAACGGCCTGTGCGAAGCCGGGAGGCTCAAGGACGGGATGATGGTGTGGAAGCATATGCTGGGCCGCGGGTGCGCCCCGGACGTGGTCGCCTACACCTCCATGATCAAGGGGCTGTGCGGGGCTGGGATGGCCGACGGAGGGATGAGGTTGCTCAACGACATGCTCGCCGGCGGGGACGCAGACCCGGACGCCGTCACCTACAACGTTCTGTTCGACGGGCTGCTGAAGGAGGGCAACGTGGGCTGGGCCATGGACTTGTTGGGCCGGATGTTGGATCGCGGGTGCGACCCGGATCCGGTGACGTGCGACATATTTCTGAAAGCCCTCCTGGGGGAGGGAGGGGAGGACGGGGGAAAGGGGAGGGAGTTTATGGATGGGCTAGTGGTGAGGCTGATTAAGAGGGGGAGAGTGGGCGGCGCTGGGAAAATGGTGGTGGTGATGCTGGGCAAGTTTTTGGTGCCGGAGATGGCCACATGGGATCTGGTGCTGAGAGGGGTTTTCAAGAGGAAAAAGGTGGTGGACGGGATTGGCAAGTGTTGGGAAGAGATGGGGAAGATGTGA